AGGTATCTTAATGAAAATAAAATTTCTTTTTAGACATGCTAATAATTTATTTAAAAGAATTAAACAAAAAAGAGACTATATCAAGTTATGTAATAGATTGCCACTTGATAGTAATCTTATTTTTATAGAATCTTTTCAAGGTCGAAATTTATCGGATAATCCAAAAGCAATTTATTTAGAACTATTAAATAATAATAAATATAAAAATTTTAATTTTATTATATCTATGAAAGATGTACCAAAAAATTCTAATGATTTTTATTTTAATGATAGAACAATTATTGTTGAAAGTAAAAGTAATCAATATTATGAAAAATTAGCTCAATCTAAATATGTGATTGCTAATTCTGTTTTTGATTTGTCATTTAAAAAAAGAGATAATCAAATTTATTTACAAACATGGCATGGTACTCCATTAAAAAAACTGGGTTGGGATTTAAATACTAAAGGGAGTAATCAAGTCAACAAGCCTTGGCAAATTAGAGAAATGTATAAACAAGATGCCAAGAGATATGATTTAATGTGTTCTCCTTCTAAGTTTTATACCAAACATATTACAAGTGCTTTTGCTTTAGAAAAGTGGCATAAGGAAGCTATTGTCAAAGAAACTGGATATCCTCGTGCTGATTTTTTAATTAATCACACTGATACAAATGTTAAAGAAATTAAAGAAAAATATAAATTGCCAAGCGATAAAAAAATAATTCTTTATGCACCTACATGGCGTGAAGATAATTATTCTATGAATAAAGGTTATCACTATGACATTGAATTAGACTTTGAAAGATTAAGAAAAGAGTTTAGTGATGAATACATTATTGTTTTAAAAATCCACTATCTAATTTCTGATTACTTAAAGATTAATAATGATGAATTTATTTATGATTTGTCTAGTATCAATGATATAAGTGAACTGTATATTATTAGTGATATTTTAATAACCGACTATTCTTCTGCTTTATTTGACTTTGCTTTATTAAAACGACCAATGATTTTTTATATGTATGATTTTGATAAATATAAAAATGAAACTAGAGGTTTTTATCTTGATGTTGAAACTTTACCAGGACCTATTACAAAAACTAATGATGAATTGGTTTATCAAATTAAAAATATTGATGATGTTGACATTAAATATCAAAGTAAAATAATTGATTTCAATAAAATTTATAACTATTTAGAAGATGGAAAATCTAGTGAAAGAGTTATTGAAGAATTATTAAAAACTGTTTAGCTAAAAACAATTGACAACATTAAATGAAAAATGATAGACTTTTATTAACATATATAAGCTCATAAAATGGTTGAGCGTCTCTACCAACTACCAATTAGTTGATTATATGTTTTAATTTGTTATGTTCAAATATAACATTTTAAAACATGTAATCAATTTTTTTTATTTATATAAGGAGGTTTTTAAATGAATAAACAATATATTGAAGTAGCAAATGGTTCAAAAATGGCTGACCTTGTTTTAAAAAATGGTAATATTATTAATGTTTTTTCCGAGGAAATAATTTGCAAAGATATTGCTATTGTTAATGATACTATTGTTGGTATTGGAGAGTATCAAGGAAAAGTTGAAATAGACTGTAGTGGTAAATATTTATCGCCAGGGTTTATTGATGCACACATGCATATAGAAAGTACAATGGTTACACCTTTAGAACTTGCTAAAAAGATAATAAAAAAAGGAACAACAACTATAATTGCTGATCCACATGAGATAGTGAATGTCGCTGGAAAAACGGGTTTAGACTATATTTTAGATGCCTGTAAAAAATCACCAATCAATACTTATATTATGGTTCCATCGTGTGTTCCAGCAAGTGATATTGATGTAAATGGAGCAGGAGAGTTTAGTGCGAGCGATATGCAACCATATCTTTCAAATCCGCATATTCTTGGATTAGGTGAAGTAATGCGTTATCACGATATTATTAATGCTAATGAAAATATTCTTTCAAAAATAAAACTATTCTCAAATAGGATTATTGATGGACATGCTCCCAGGATTACTCAAAAAGAAGTTCAAGCCTATCGTGTTGCTGGAATTAATAATGATCATGAATGTGAAAGTGTTGATGAAGCATTAGAAAAATTAAGAGCAGGACTTAATATTTATATTAGAGAAGGTAGTGCAGCTAAAAATCTTGATATACTATTAAAAGGACTATTAGATGCTAAAGTGTCTTTAGAGAATTGTTGTTTTTGTACCGATGATAAACATTTAGCTGATATTGATGAAAAAGGTCATATAAATTATTGCATAAAAAAAGCAATTGACTTAAAAACACCAATTGTTAAAGCTTTTAAAATGGCAACCTATAATACTGCTAAAGTATTAAAAATAGATAATATTGGTGCAATTGGTGCAGGTTATCAAGCTGATATTGTTGTATTAGATTCATTAGATAATCTTGAACCTACAATGGTTATTAAAAGTGGTCAAATTGTTGATGATAAGTTTTTAAACTCTTTTCAAGAAGAAAAAGTAAATAAAACATTATTAAATAGTGTTGTCTTCAATAATATTTCATCAAGTGATTTAGTTGTTGAAAGGTTTACAAAAAATCATGTTATTGAACTATGCCCTTATTCAATTATTACTAAACATCTATATGAAACAATTCCAGGTGAAAATAATGTTTTTATCCCTAATGAAGCATATTCTAAATTTTGTGTTGTTGAAAGATATAATAAAACAAAAAATATTAGCTGTTGTGCTCTAAAAGGATACAATATAAAAGATGGAGCCATTGCCACATCAGTTTCTCATGATTCTCATAATATTATTGCAGTTGGAGATAATGATAGTGATTTATCAAAAGCAATCAATGAATTGAAAAAAATTCAAGGTGGATATGTTATTGTAAATAATGGAAAAGTAACATCACTTCCATTAAAAATTGGTGGTTTAATGAGCCTAGATAATGCTAATAATGTTCAAACTATTACAGAGGATATGATAGCATTAGCTAGAAAAATGAACGTTTCGAAATCTGTTGATCCATTTATAACTCTATCGTTTATTTCACTAGCAGTTCTTCCTGAAATCAGGCTTCTTGAAGCTGGTTTATATGATGTTGAAAAAGAAAATTTCATAAAAGAAAAATAGCCACTTACGGCTATTTTTTAAATACTTTATTAACTACTCTTTCACTTGAATAGCCATCATCATTTGCACAATATTCATTTTTAAATGATTTAATTTTATTACTATATTCATTTTCTATTTTTGAAATATTTTCAATACTACTATACAAATCATTTTCCTCTTGAACAATTGGGCCAGGAAGAGTTTTACTTGAATAATCTAAATAAAATCCTCTTAAAGTATTTTGATATTTATCTAAATCATAAGCATAGAAAATAATCGGTCTTTCTAAATTTAAATAATCAAAGAAAACACTTGAATAATCAGTAATTAAAGCATCACTAATTAATAATAAATCTTCAACATTTGGATAATTACTAACATCAATTATACGATCACTATATTCTGGTGGAATTGATAATTCATTAACAACCACCATATGTGTTCGCATCAATAAAACTTGATCATCTCCTAGTGATTCATACATTTTTTTATAATCAAACATAACAGCTTGATTAAATTTACCACGTTTTACCATAGTATCATCTCTAAATGTTGGAGCATATAAAATAGCTTTTTTATTTGTTCTGATTGCTATTTTATCTTTTATTTGATTACAATAATCATCATTATTTTTTTGATATAAAATATCATTTCTTGGATACCCTAGTTCTAAAATTTTGGCTTTTGTTTTAAATGCAGTTTTAAAACATTCAGTTGAGTAACTATTAGGCGATAAAAGGTATGTCCATTGCTCAATCGCACGCCCAACTCTTTTTTTATAACCTTTATCTCTTCCATATACTTTCTTTAAATCATAAAACATTTTTTTAATTGGTGTTCCATGCCATGTTTGTAAATTAATACCATATTTTCTTCTTATCATATAATGTGGGTAATTTTGATTATTTACCCAATATTTTGCCATAGCAAGATAATAAAAATATGCAAGTGATAATCTTTGAATTCTAATTGTATTCTCATCTAAATCTGGAATAGGAGTTTCACTAACCCAAACCTTTTTCATATTAGGTAGTTCTTTTTTCAAAACATTATATAACGCCATTGGATTATCACCACCAGCTTTACCCATACCACTTTCTAAAACAACTAAATCTTGTTTCATTGGTAATAATTTTAATAGTTTAATAACTATTTTAATTGTTGGTGAAAAGATTTTACTATTTCGATAAAAAACACCTATTAGTTTTAAAGCATCACTTTTTTTAATTTTAGTTTTTAATGACTTATCTCTTTTTGTTTTTATTACAACATCCATAATCCTTTTAGAATTATCAACATCTTTATATTCAATAAATTGATTGGCACGATTTTGATATTTCTCTTCCATAACAAAACCATTATCAATATATTTTGTTATTTCATCAACTACAACATCTTCAAAAGCAATTATTCTACCTGGTAAACTACTATCAACATCTAAATGTGAACCCTCTTTACCAAAGAATCTTTCACGATCAAACATATAATATAAAACAGGTTTATTTAAAAACGAGAAATCAAAAGCAACACTTGAAAAATCAGTTACAAGTAAAGAACTCTCTTTAATAAGTGTTTGAACATCAATTTCGCCTTGTGATACAACTTTAACAATATCACTTTCAAATAAAGGCGTGTATTGTTGCATATTTGGATGTAAACAAAAAACTATTTCAATATTTTGCATTTGACATTTTTTTATTAAAACTTCATTACTTATTAAACTTTTATACCTTTTAAAGTAATCAGAATCCATAAATTTATCAACATTTTGTAACCAATCTCGCCATGTTGGAATAATAACAACTTGTTTTTTAGGTTTTTTAGCATTAAATAAATTATCATATCTTGCTAGTCCAGTAACATAAATATCTTCTTTAGCAAATTTAAAATCAGTTATAATATAACCTTTCTCTTTTTCACTTGAAACAATAAATGAATCTGCAACAAATGTTTTCAAGTCATTTCCATATAAATTTGCCATATACTTAGTACCCATAACACCATGTTGTAAAAAGATGACTGCACCTTTTAATTTCTTTTTAAAGTCTTCATCTCTAAGAGGTAGCATATAATCATAATGATGAGTTGAAATAAACTTACTAGCTAAAAAAGTTAATTCAATATGTTCTTTTGATTTATAATAAACAACATTACCATATTGCTTTAATTTCTCTACTTCTTTTGATTCTCTATCAATAACATAATAAACTTCCTTTTCAGGATGATTTTCTCTCATATACTTAAAAAAGTAAAAACCATTATCTTGTGCTTTATATATTCTTTCTGAAACAAGCCAAATATCACGATGCTTATTTTTTAAACGATCAATAAATCTTGTCTTAGTTTTTTGTTTTAAATATTCATATTCTTCTTTTTCAAAATCTTCAATTTGAAAACGCAGCAATTTAGCTTTGAAAGTAAAAGTCGGGCAAAAATAAAATGTTTTTTTATTTCCATCAACACAAAACTTTTTAATTGATTGTCTTTGGATAAAACTATAACGTTTCTGTTTATCAATATACTCTATCCCATCACTAATAAACTTATAATTTATCGCATAAGTATCAGCAATAAAATCATCATTTACAATATTTTTTAAATCATAATTTATTTCATAAGATAATAATGATACACCTACATCAACTTGATTACTAGTCAACTTTTCCAATAAAAGATCATATTCTTTAAAAGTATCTTTTCCCTTTAAAGAAAAATACATTTCATCAACTTTTAAGTTAGTTTTAATATTACCCTTACTAACTATTTTGCCATTACTAATATTAACCATATTAACACTTTGTTCAAAAAATGGTAGATAATGACAACCAAAGCCAAAACCATAGTGACCATCTTTTCCACATTCTAATTTAGTAATTTTATTAATAGTAGTTTCATCATTTAAAGTTACTTTATCAAAACCACCTAAATGATAAAAACTACTTTTACTTAAATCATCTAAAACAGCAATGCTAGTATTCTTACCATAAATATCTAACTCATTAGCAACTTCTAACTCTAGAAAAATATCATAAAACTCAACTAATTCTTGTTCTTTAAAAAGTTTAATTTTAGATAAAAATTCATCACTAATCTCAACTAATTCACAATCAACAAAAATAGAGTAGTCAATTACTACCCTATATTTATTATTCTCTTTTATTAAATCAAAATTATATCTTTGTTTAGATAATTTTGAAACTATTGTCATACTTTTGGCATTATAATCATCATATAAATCAAACTCAATAATTACTTTATCATCAGTTTGTTTTATATTGATACTTTTACCATAGTTTGTTAATTTTTTTGCCAATCTAGCTCACGCTCCAAATAGTATATACTGATTAATTTCACTTTTTAGTATATCATACTTGCTATTATTTTTAAATACTAGATATTTGAGCATTAATATATTTAATTATTATTTAAATCTAGTGATACTTTAAAAATATCATTTTCATAATCTAAAACAACATCAATATTATGCAAGTCACATATCTTTTTAACAATATACATACCCATTCCTGAACCATTTTTATTTCTTGATTTATCTTGACGATAAAACGGTTTGTAAATTAATCCCTCACTTATTAATGAATCATCAAAATCAAATGTTTCATTTTCAATGCTTAAAATATTATTTTCTTCTTTAATAATTATTGTACTTTTACTATTAGCATATTCAACTGCATTATCAATTAAATTATTTAAAACTCTTGAAAATAAATTCACATCAACATTAATCATCATTTTTTTATCAATATCTATTTCTATTTTTAATTCTTTTTTCTCAATTAAATAATTTAATTTGTCTAAGCTATTTTCTAAACATTGCATTAAGCTTACTTTTTGTTGATAAATTTCAGTATTATAATCATCAAGTTTTGAGCTAATAATTATTGATTGAATCATTTTTTCCATTTCATTTGCTAAAACAATATTATTTTCTAAATATGTTTTATGATCCTTATATTTACCAACATTATATAACATACCCTCTAATTGACCTTTAATAGCCGTTAAAGGTGTTTTTAAATCATGTGAAATAGTTGCAATATATGCACGACGCTCTTCTTCTTTAATTCTTTCTTTTTCAATATCATCATACAATTTATCATTCGCCTCTTTAAGCTCACTCAATGTTTTATTTAATGCATTAGCAAGTATTACTAAATTATATGATAAATCACCAAGCTCATCATCGCTTTTAACTGATTGTTCAATATCAAAATTAAGCGAAGTAATCATTTGAGCATCATTTCGCAACTTAACAATCGATTTACTTAATCTTGTTGAAATATAATAAGCTAGAATAAAAGCCATAGTTACTGATAATGCACCAAAAATTGGCAAAAACATAAATAAAATATTTCTAACTTCATCAGTAGAACTAATTGCTAATCTAAAATTAATAGTCAATTCTTTTCCATTAAAAATAAGCACTTCTGTTCTTGTTAAATAATCTTCACGATCATTTAATTTATTAATATTTAACTCAGGTCTTTTCATTATTTGGCGACATTCATCTGTTAAGATACAATCATACTGTTGTCCTTGGTATTCATATCTAACACCAATTGCAGCTTCACGTAAAAGAATATTAATATTAGTTGTTAATTCGGTTATATCATCACTATTGTTGATAACGTAATTAACTCTTCTTTCAAAATCATTTTGTTTATAACTTTTATATAATCCGGGTATTCCAGCATAAATAACAAAATAGACTAGAATACTGAAAATAAGATACATTCCTAGTCCAAAACGAAATATTTTAATGCCTAATTTATTATTTTTCCAATTTATACCCAATACCAGTCACCGTCTTTATCTTTTCGATTTTAGTCTTTTTTCTAATATTTTTTATATGAGTATCAATTACTCTAGTATCACCATAATAACTATATCCCCATACTTCATCAAGTAAATGTTCTCTAGTTATTACTTTATTAATATTTGACAGCAATATTTTTAGTATTTCAAATTCTTTTAAAGTTAAATCCACTGAAACATCATCAACAAG
This genomic window from Bacilli bacterium PM5-9 contains:
- a CDS encoding two-component system sensor histidine kinase VanS (product_source=KO:K18345; cath_funfam=1.10.287.130,1.20.960.20,3.30.565.10; cog=COG0642; ko=KO:K18345; pfam=PF00512,PF02518; smart=SM00304,SM00387,SM00388; superfamily=47384,55874; transmembrane_helix_parts=Outside_1_14,TMhelix_15_37,Inside_38_149,TMhelix_150_172,Outside_173_465), producing MGINWKNNKLGIKIFRFGLGMYLIFSILVYFVIYAGIPGLYKSYKQNDFERRVNYVINNSDDITELTTNINILLREAAIGVRYEYQGQQYDCILTDECRQIMKRPELNINKLNDREDYLTRTEVLIFNGKELTINFRLAISSTDEVRNILFMFLPIFGALSVTMAFILAYYISTRLSKSIVKLRNDAQMITSLNFDIEQSVKSDDELGDLSYNLVILANALNKTLSELKEANDKLYDDIEKERIKEEERRAYIATISHDLKTPLTAIKGQLEGMLYNVGKYKDHKTYLENNIVLANEMEKMIQSIIISSKLDDYNTEIYQQKVSLMQCLENSLDKLNYLIEKKELKIEIDIDKKMMINVDVNLFSRVLNNLIDNAVEYANSKSTIIIKEENNILSIENETFDFDDSLISEGLIYKPFYRQDKSRNKNGSGMGMYIVKKICDLHNIDVVLDYENDIFKVSLDLNNN
- a CDS encoding CDP-glycerol glycerophosphotransferase (product_source=KO:K09809; cog=COG1887; ko=KO:K09809; pfam=PF04464; superfamily=53756), with protein sequence MKIKFLFRHANNLFKRIKQKRDYIKLCNRLPLDSNLIFIESFQGRNLSDNPKAIYLELLNNNKYKNFNFIISMKDVPKNSNDFYFNDRTIIVESKSNQYYEKLAQSKYVIANSVFDLSFKKRDNQIYLQTWHGTPLKKLGWDLNTKGSNQVNKPWQIREMYKQDAKRYDLMCSPSKFYTKHITSAFALEKWHKEAIVKETGYPRADFLINHTDTNVKEIKEKYKLPSDKKIILYAPTWREDNYSMNKGYHYDIELDFERLRKEFSDEYIIVLKIHYLISDYLKINNDEFIYDLSSINDISELYIISDILITDYSSALFDFALLKRPMIFYMYDFDKYKNETRGFYLDVETLPGPITKTNDELVYQIKNIDDVDIKYQSKIIDFNKIYNYLEDGKSSERVIEELLKTV
- a CDS encoding CDP-glycerol glycerophosphotransferase (product_source=KO:K09809; cath_funfam=1.10.230.10; cog=COG1887; ko=KO:K09809; pfam=PF04464; superfamily=49842,53756): MAKKLTNYGKSINIKQTDDKVIIEFDLYDDYNAKSMTIVSKLSKQRYNFDLIKENNKYRVVIDYSIFVDCELVEISDEFLSKIKLFKEQELVEFYDIFLELEVANELDIYGKNTSIAVLDDLSKSSFYHLGGFDKVTLNDETTINKITKLECGKDGHYGFGFGCHYLPFFEQSVNMVNISNGKIVSKGNIKTNLKVDEMYFSLKGKDTFKEYDLLLEKLTSNQVDVGVSLLSYEINYDLKNIVNDDFIADTYAINYKFISDGIEYIDKQKRYSFIQRQSIKKFCVDGNKKTFYFCPTFTFKAKLLRFQIEDFEKEEYEYLKQKTKTRFIDRLKNKHRDIWLVSERIYKAQDNGFYFFKYMRENHPEKEVYYVIDRESKEVEKLKQYGNVVYYKSKEHIELTFLASKFISTHHYDYMLPLRDEDFKKKLKGAVIFLQHGVMGTKYMANLYGNDLKTFVADSFIVSSEKEKGYIITDFKFAKEDIYVTGLARYDNLFNAKKPKKQVVIIPTWRDWLQNVDKFMDSDYFKRYKSLISNEVLIKKCQMQNIEIVFCLHPNMQQYTPLFESDIVKVVSQGEIDVQTLIKESSLLVTDFSSVAFDFSFLNKPVLYYMFDRERFFGKEGSHLDVDSSLPGRIIAFEDVVVDEITKYIDNGFVMEEKYQNRANQFIEYKDVDNSKRIMDVVIKTKRDKSLKTKIKKSDALKLIGVFYRNSKIFSPTIKIVIKLLKLLPMKQDLVVLESGMGKAGGDNPMALYNVLKKELPNMKKVWVSETPIPDLDENTIRIQRLSLAYFYYLAMAKYWVNNQNYPHYMIRRKYGINLQTWHGTPIKKMFYDLKKVYGRDKGYKKRVGRAIEQWTYLLSPNSYSTECFKTAFKTKAKILELGYPRNDILYQKNNDDYCNQIKDKIAIRTNKKAILYAPTFRDDTMVKRGKFNQAVMFDYKKMYESLGDDQVLLMRTHMVVVNELSIPPEYSDRIIDVSNYPNVEDLLLISDALITDYSSVFFDYLNLERPIIFYAYDLDKYQNTLRGFYLDYSSKTLPGPIVQEENDLYSSIENISKIENEYSNKIKSFKNEYCANDDGYSSERVVNKVFKK
- a CDS encoding adenine deaminase (product_source=KO:K01486; cath_funfam=2.30.40.10,3.20.20.140,3.40.50.20; cog=COG1001; ko=KO:K01486; pfam=PF01979,PF13382; superfamily=51338,51556; tigrfam=TIGR01178), with the translated sequence MNKQYIEVANGSKMADLVLKNGNIINVFSEEIICKDIAIVNDTIVGIGEYQGKVEIDCSGKYLSPGFIDAHMHIESTMVTPLELAKKIIKKGTTTIIADPHEIVNVAGKTGLDYILDACKKSPINTYIMVPSCVPASDIDVNGAGEFSASDMQPYLSNPHILGLGEVMRYHDIINANENILSKIKLFSNRIIDGHAPRITQKEVQAYRVAGINNDHECESVDEALEKLRAGLNIYIREGSAAKNLDILLKGLLDAKVSLENCCFCTDDKHLADIDEKGHINYCIKKAIDLKTPIVKAFKMATYNTAKVLKIDNIGAIGAGYQADIVVLDSLDNLEPTMVIKSGQIVDDKFLNSFQEEKVNKTLLNSVVFNNISSSDLVVERFTKNHVIELCPYSIITKHLYETIPGENNVFIPNEAYSKFCVVERYNKTKNISCCALKGYNIKDGAIATSVSHDSHNIIAVGDNDSDLSKAINELKKIQGGYVIVNNGKVTSLPLKIGGLMSLDNANNVQTITEDMIALARKMNVSKSVDPFITLSFISLAVLPEIRLLEAGLYDVEKENFIKEK